One genomic segment of Desulfomicrobium sp. ZS1 includes these proteins:
- a CDS encoding Rid family detoxifying hydrolase produces MQKLDFIATDKAPAAVGPYSQAVRAGGFLYVSGQLGMVPATGQFAGADFEAQARQALSNMGAILSEAGCSTTDIVSVDVFVTDLANFKLFNGIYDEFMVGHRPARAAVQVSALPLGGIVEIKCVALARS; encoded by the coding sequence ATGCAGAAACTCGATTTCATCGCCACGGACAAGGCTCCGGCCGCCGTGGGTCCCTATTCTCAGGCCGTGCGTGCCGGGGGCTTTTTGTATGTCAGCGGTCAGCTTGGGATGGTTCCCGCCACCGGACAGTTCGCGGGCGCGGATTTTGAGGCCCAGGCGCGGCAGGCCCTGTCCAACATGGGCGCCATCTTGTCCGAGGCTGGATGCTCCACGACGGATATCGTCAGCGTGGACGTGTTCGTGACCGATCTGGCCAATTTCAAGCTGTTCAACGGCATTTATGACGAATTCATGGTCGGACACCGGCCTGCCCGCGCCGCGGTGCAGGTTTCGGCCCTGCCTTTGGGCGGGATCGTTGAAATCAAATGCGTGGCTCTGGCCCGT